Part of the Candidatus Brocadiaceae bacterium genome, GTGGAGGAACTGGTCCACCAGCCGGAGGCGAGCGGCGAGGTCGAGCTTTGAGACGATCCGGCCGGCCCTTTCGATTCGGAGCGTGACATGGCCAGGCTGAGACTTCGGCCCGGCTCGCCGGTCATCGACCTGCTGGCCGAGGGGCACCCCCACCATGCCCTGCGCTGGTGCGCCGACGCCCTGGCTGCGGCGGCCGGGGCGCGGGTGCGGAACCTGCGCGGGACCGGCGAGGCCCCGCCCGGCCCGGAGGGCTCGCCCGCCATGCTTGTGGCCGGATGGACCGCGCCGGACGAACTCCAGCACGTGATGGCCCAGGCGCTGAAGCTCGAGGTGCCGGCCGTGCTGGTTCGTGCGGAGGCCCCCGAGGCTGCCGATCGCGTGCTGATCCCCATGAGCGGCGGCCCGCACGTCCTCCAGCAGCTCTGGGTGGCCCGGGCACTGGCGGCTGCGCGGGCGGTGCGCCTGCATGCCGTGCATGTCCGGCCGGGCGGCGACGGCTCCGGCCCGGCCGCCGACCTGGCCCGCATCTACGCCGAAGCCATGGGCGTGGAGGACTCCGTGGACGTCTCCGTGGCGGCCGATGCCGTCTCGGGGATCGTGGCCAACATCCGGGCCCGCGACCTCGTCGTGCTCGGCGCCCCCAGCCACTGGCGGGCGGTTCAGCACTTCGAGGGCTCCATCCCGGACCGGATCGCGGGCGTCGTCGCGAACCCGCTGGCGATGGTCCTGAGCAAGAAGAGCAGCGGCATCCGGCTGCGCGACGTCTTCTGGGGCAGCATGATCCGGGTGAACCTGCGGCCCCGGGACAAGGCGCACGCCATCGAACAGCTTGTCGACACGCTCGTGACGCACAGCCAGGTGCCGACCGAGTGGCGCGACCGCCTCATCGCCCGGGCGCTGGCCCGGGAGGAGGTCGGATCGACCCACGTGGGCTGCGCGACGGCCTGTCCGCACGTGACCGTCCGCGGCTTCCCCGGCATGATCGGCTGCCTGGGCATCTGCCCGGACGGCGTGCCGTTCGGCCCGCCGGACGCCCCGCCGGTCCACTTCGTCTTCCTGCTGGTCAGCCCCGAGGGGTTCTACGACGACTACCTGACGGTGCTCTCCG contains:
- a CDS encoding PTS sugar transporter subunit IIA → MARLRLRPGSPVIDLLAEGHPHHALRWCADALAAAAGARVRNLRGTGEAPPGPEGSPAMLVAGWTAPDELQHVMAQALKLEVPAVLVRAEAPEAADRVLIPMSGGPHVLQQLWVARALAAARAVRLHAVHVRPGGDGSGPAADLARIYAEAMGVEDSVDVSVAADAVSGIVANIRARDLVVLGAPSHWRAVQHFEGSIPDRIAGVVANPLAMVLSKKSSGIRLRDVFWGSMIRVNLRPRDKAHAIEQLVDTLVTHSQVPTEWRDRLIARALAREEVGSTHVGCATACPHVTVRGFPGMIGCLGICPDGVPFGPPDAPPVHFVFLLVSPEGFYDDYLTVLSGIARIVVRPEVRAALLACDSPPEVEAILRRADE